The following proteins are encoded in a genomic region of Phycisphaerales bacterium:
- a CDS encoding HU family DNA-binding protein: MNKSHLVDHVAASLGVTRSDATVYVDAVLEGITRGLVEDGRVKITGFGAFTRRHREPRRGTNPLTGEPIRIPASETCRFKASPALRDRLQPDRPAGQIEHKHRSPQRTPGR; the protein is encoded by the coding sequence ATGAACAAGAGCCACCTCGTCGATCATGTCGCCGCAAGCCTGGGCGTGACCCGAAGCGACGCCACCGTATACGTCGATGCGGTGCTGGAAGGAATCACCCGCGGCCTGGTCGAAGACGGAAGAGTCAAGATTACTGGTTTCGGCGCGTTTACCCGTCGGCATCGCGAGCCACGTCGCGGCACCAATCCGCTGACGGGCGAGCCCATCCGCATTCCCGCCAGCGAGACGTGTCGCTTCAAGGCCTCGCCCGCTTTGCGGGATCGCCTCCAGCCCGATCGGCCGGCCGGCCAGATCGAGCACAAGCACCGAAGCCCGCAGCGTACGCCCGGACGTTAA
- the polA gene encoding DNA polymerase I, with translation MAKPTKQDGFKTLYLVDGYAQFFRAYHAIRTPMTSPVTKEPTNLTFGFVGMLLKLLRGAAGGAKLVGERPDYLAVAIDVSGDLETVRSEIDPKYKANRPPPPEDLPEQVQRCISILEAVGVPVLGAERYEADDVIATLARQLESEVNVRVVSKDKDLKQLLHSPGTGPANDGKRAAFELYDVHNDELITAQGLMDEFAVTPQQWRDVLALAGDTVDNIPGVEGVGVKTAAKLIAEWGTLDNLLENADQIKGKRGEKIRAAGDVLHRSKQLVSLIDDVKIDFDLERAAFDRLKPEALMPILKELGFNRYQDELKQLLGEDPEAAAEIEPKPPTAKTAERGQAQGGLFDARSDEPQQAHAGLDGEYTIVTTKAELKKLCTALKKAKLIALDTETTSLRPMRANLCGLSFSVDSGTAWYVPVRSPDCGSHLDEAAALEALKPILEDAKIKKTGHNLKYDLLVLRRAGVELAGIGFDTMVGSYLIDASRSAHSMDALSLALLERENIPIKSLIGSGKNQKCFDEVPLELAGPYASEDADVSLRLHELMAPQIKSMGLQDLNDQVEVPLISVLAELEWNGIQVDPEELENQEQRLSGRIQELKDQIQDEAMATCGRTFEPDSPKQLAGILFNKPDAADAGLGIKPLKRGKTGPSTDAEVLEKLAQDVTIESPLPQLILEYRQLTKLVNTYLVSLREEINPDTKRIHASFNQTVAATGRLSSSDPNLQNIPIRSEVGREIRKAFVAPKGRVLIAGDYSQIELRILAHLSQDPALIAAFEAGEDIHRAVAAQIHGVKPKDVSREQRDGAKMVNFGIIYGVTAYGLGRRLGIGNTEASEIIEGYKKKFAGITTFLEECIEQARSKGYVETMLKRRRPITEIDAKNPSRRSLAERMAINSVVQGSAADLIKLAMVDLHARLSPHASHLRGGKKPEIDGVLMLLQIHDELVFEADKKNSSEARKLIVERMQSAMDLRVPLVVEASVASNWYEGK, from the coding sequence ATGGCCAAACCAACAAAGCAGGACGGCTTCAAGACGCTCTATCTCGTGGACGGCTACGCCCAGTTCTTCCGGGCCTACCACGCCATCCGCACGCCCATGACCAGCCCGGTCACCAAGGAACCCACCAACCTCACCTTCGGCTTCGTGGGCATGCTGCTCAAGCTCCTGCGCGGGGCGGCCGGCGGGGCGAAGCTCGTGGGCGAGCGGCCGGACTACCTGGCCGTCGCCATCGACGTCTCGGGAGACCTGGAAACCGTCCGCAGCGAGATCGACCCCAAGTACAAGGCCAACCGGCCCCCGCCGCCCGAGGATCTTCCTGAGCAGGTCCAGCGGTGCATCTCGATCCTCGAGGCCGTGGGCGTGCCCGTGCTGGGGGCCGAGCGGTACGAGGCCGACGACGTGATCGCGACGCTGGCCAGGCAACTGGAATCCGAGGTCAACGTCCGCGTGGTCAGCAAGGACAAGGACCTCAAGCAGCTCCTGCATTCTCCTGGAACTGGGCCCGCCAACGACGGCAAGCGCGCCGCCTTCGAGCTCTACGACGTCCACAACGACGAGCTCATCACCGCCCAGGGCCTCATGGACGAGTTCGCCGTCACCCCCCAGCAGTGGCGCGACGTCCTCGCCCTCGCGGGCGACACGGTCGACAACATCCCCGGCGTCGAGGGCGTGGGCGTCAAGACCGCCGCCAAGCTCATCGCCGAGTGGGGCACGCTCGACAACCTGCTCGAGAACGCCGACCAGATCAAGGGCAAGCGGGGCGAGAAGATCCGCGCCGCCGGCGACGTGCTGCACCGCAGCAAGCAGCTCGTCTCGCTCATCGACGACGTCAAGATCGACTTCGACCTCGAACGCGCCGCCTTCGACCGCCTCAAACCCGAGGCCCTCATGCCCATCCTCAAGGAGCTGGGCTTCAACCGCTACCAGGACGAGCTCAAGCAACTCCTGGGCGAAGATCCCGAGGCCGCCGCCGAGATCGAGCCCAAGCCCCCCACCGCCAAGACGGCCGAGCGCGGCCAGGCGCAGGGCGGCCTCTTCGACGCGCGGAGCGATGAGCCGCAGCAGGCCCATGCCGGCCTTGACGGCGAGTACACGATCGTCACGACCAAGGCGGAGCTCAAGAAGCTCTGCACCGCCCTGAAGAAAGCAAAGCTTATCGCACTGGACACCGAGACCACCTCGCTGCGTCCCATGCGCGCCAACCTCTGCGGCCTGAGCTTCTCGGTGGATTCCGGCACCGCCTGGTACGTCCCCGTGCGCTCGCCCGACTGCGGAAGCCACCTGGACGAGGCCGCCGCGCTGGAGGCCCTCAAGCCCATCCTCGAAGACGCGAAGATCAAGAAGACCGGGCACAACCTCAAGTACGACCTGCTCGTGCTTCGCCGCGCGGGCGTCGAGCTGGCCGGCATCGGCTTCGACACCATGGTGGGCAGCTATCTCATCGACGCCTCGCGCTCGGCCCACAGCATGGATGCGCTCTCGCTCGCCCTGCTCGAACGCGAGAACATCCCCATCAAGAGCCTCATCGGCAGCGGCAAGAACCAGAAGTGCTTCGACGAGGTCCCCCTCGAACTGGCCGGCCCCTACGCCAGCGAAGACGCCGACGTCTCGCTGCGCCTGCACGAGCTCATGGCCCCGCAGATCAAGAGCATGGGCCTGCAGGACCTCAACGACCAGGTCGAGGTGCCGCTCATCAGCGTGCTCGCCGAGCTGGAATGGAACGGCATCCAGGTCGATCCAGAGGAACTGGAGAATCAGGAGCAACGCCTCAGCGGTCGAATCCAGGAACTCAAGGACCAGATCCAGGACGAAGCGATGGCCACCTGCGGGCGCACGTTCGAGCCCGACTCGCCCAAGCAGCTCGCCGGCATCCTCTTCAACAAGCCCGACGCCGCCGACGCGGGCCTGGGCATCAAGCCGCTCAAGCGCGGCAAGACCGGCCCCTCGACCGACGCCGAGGTGCTCGAGAAGCTGGCCCAGGACGTGACCATCGAGAGCCCGCTGCCGCAATTGATCCTCGAGTACCGCCAGCTCACCAAGCTCGTGAACACCTACCTCGTCAGCCTTCGCGAGGAGATCAACCCCGACACCAAGCGCATCCATGCGAGCTTCAACCAGACCGTCGCCGCCACGGGCCGGCTCAGCTCGAGCGACCCCAACCTCCAGAACATCCCCATCCGCAGCGAGGTCGGCCGCGAGATCCGCAAGGCCTTCGTCGCCCCCAAGGGCCGCGTGCTCATCGCGGGCGACTACTCGCAGATCGAGCTGCGCATCCTCGCGCACCTCTCGCAAGACCCCGCCCTCATCGCCGCCTTCGAGGCCGGCGAGGATATCCACCGCGCCGTCGCCGCCCAGATCCACGGCGTCAAGCCGAAGGACGTCAGCCGCGAGCAACGCGACGGCGCCAAGATGGTCAACTTCGGCATCATCTACGGCGTCACCGCCTACGGCTTGGGCCGCCGCCTGGGCATCGGCAACACCGAGGCCAGCGAGATCATCGAGGGATATAAGAAGAAGTTCGCGGGCATTACGACGTTCCTCGAAGAATGCATCGAGCAGGCCCGCAGCAAGGGCTACGTCGAGACCATGCTCAAGCGCCGCCGCCCCATCACCGAGATCGACGCGAAGAACCCCTCCCGCCGATCGCTGGCCGAACGCATGGCCATCAACTCGGTCGTGCAGGGCTCGGCGGCCGACCTGATCAAGCTGGCGATGGTCGATCTGCACGCGCGCCTGAGCCCCCACGCTTCCCACCTGCGCGGCGGTAAGAAGCCCGAGATCGACGGCGTGCTGATGCTGCTGCAGATCCACGACGAGTTGGTCTTCGAGGCCGACAAGAAGAACAGCAGCGAAGCCAGGAAACTCATCGTCGAACGCATGCAGAGCGCCATGGACCTGCGCGTGCCACTGGTGGTTGAGGCCAGCGTGGCGAGCAACTGGTACGAGGGAAAGTGA
- a CDS encoding GNAT family N-acetyltransferase, translating into MIRIERITPTSPLYSSSVALRESVLLEPIGYTHEKFTTEYPRVDERAEHFVAVMDHPTGPRVVGCLLLLTDEKPSEGGQTQAKVMQMAVDPQRQGEGLGRRLVVAAEARAFGELGLSRLYCHAQDRAIGFYEKLGWTPEGEPFEEAGIGHRKMVLQAPPQPTGDAAEAFEGDPLYGDGV; encoded by the coding sequence GTGATCAGGATCGAGCGCATCACGCCCACGAGCCCGCTCTACTCGAGCTCGGTCGCCCTGCGCGAGAGCGTGCTGCTCGAGCCCATCGGCTACACGCACGAGAAGTTCACCACCGAGTATCCCAGGGTCGACGAGCGTGCCGAGCACTTCGTGGCCGTCATGGACCATCCGACCGGCCCGAGAGTCGTTGGCTGCCTGCTGCTGCTGACCGACGAGAAGCCCAGCGAGGGCGGCCAGACGCAGGCGAAAGTGATGCAGATGGCCGTCGACCCCCAGCGCCAGGGCGAGGGGCTGGGCCGCCGCCTGGTTGTCGCCGCCGAGGCGAGGGCCTTCGGCGAGCTTGGCCTGAGCCGCCTCTACTGCCACGCCCAGGACCGCGCCATCGGCTTCTACGAGAAGCTCGGCTGGACGCCCGAGGGCGAGCCCTTCGAGGAAGCGGGCATCGGCCACCGCAAGATGGTGCTCCAGGCCCCGCCCCAGCCGACGGGCGACGCCGCCGAGGCGTTCGAGGGCGATCCGCTGTATGGGGATGGGGTGTAG
- a CDS encoding GNAT family protein, producing the protein MPIETERLVLRHSTHDDVPAIFEAIDANRAQLLPWMEWAERENLTLAQTYYTIERFIREARQELPGDLTILICDRADGSPIGGTGVHNFQPNTHQAEIGYWVLPSRRRSGVCTEAVVALTEIALRPQSRGGFGIRRLEIVCSADNPASAGVARKAGYDHEATLKSHRWVKGIGWSDTLIYATTADTWTAP; encoded by the coding sequence TTGCCGATCGAGACAGAGCGGCTGGTGCTGCGCCATTCCACGCACGACGACGTGCCAGCCATCTTCGAGGCTATCGACGCCAACCGCGCGCAACTGCTGCCGTGGATGGAGTGGGCCGAGCGTGAGAACCTCACCCTTGCCCAGACCTACTACACAATCGAGCGGTTCATCCGCGAGGCCCGCCAGGAATTGCCCGGCGACCTGACGATCCTCATCTGCGACCGGGCCGACGGATCGCCCATCGGCGGCACTGGCGTGCACAACTTTCAACCCAACACGCACCAGGCCGAGATCGGCTATTGGGTTCTTCCAAGCCGGCGCCGCTCGGGCGTGTGCACCGAGGCCGTCGTCGCGCTCACCGAGATCGCACTTCGGCCGCAGAGTCGGGGCGGCTTTGGCATTCGCCGCCTTGAGATTGTCTGCTCGGCCGACAATCCCGCGTCAGCCGGCGTAGCCCGAAAGGCCGGCTACGACCACGAGGCGACCCTGAAATCGCACCGATGGGTGAAGGGGATCGGCTGGAGCGATACCCTGATTTACGCCACGACCGCCGACACCTGGACCGCTCCATGA
- a CDS encoding NAD(P)-dependent oxidoreductase has translation MPDRPMVIQTETLDPTAQAWLREHADLRVCPHESPEFVDLLPRAEGLVVRTYTRVDDALLARAPRLKVVGRAGVALENIDIQACRARGIEVVHTPAANTQAVVEFVLCLLLDALRPRVFLEGPLEGRAWHDARNDLQGEVHLADLTIGVLGFGRIGSRVGRALTALGCTVLFHDIKDIPNGQHHGCTPVSLSELQESVDVLTIHVDWAAGNHHLVNAGFLDRLRPGCIVVNTSRGLVIDPHALAGWLKANPKARALLDVHDPHEPLDADYPLLGLPNAHLTPHIAAATAPARLNMSWVVRDVVAVLEGRKPEHPAPG, from the coding sequence ATGCCAGACCGCCCCATGGTCATCCAGACCGAAACGCTCGACCCCACCGCACAGGCCTGGTTGCGCGAGCACGCCGACCTTCGGGTCTGCCCTCACGAGAGCCCGGAGTTCGTCGATCTGCTGCCACGAGCCGAAGGCCTGGTCGTCCGAACTTACACCCGCGTCGACGATGCGCTGCTGGCACGAGCGCCGCGTCTCAAGGTCGTCGGTCGAGCGGGCGTGGCGCTCGAGAACATCGACATCCAAGCCTGCCGGGCCCGCGGCATCGAGGTCGTCCACACGCCAGCCGCCAATACCCAGGCCGTCGTCGAGTTCGTCCTGTGCCTGCTCCTGGACGCCCTGAGGCCACGCGTCTTCCTCGAAGGACCGCTCGAGGGCCGGGCCTGGCACGACGCCCGAAACGATCTGCAGGGTGAGGTCCACCTTGCCGACCTGACCATTGGCGTCCTGGGCTTCGGCCGCATCGGCAGCCGCGTGGGCAGGGCCCTGACGGCGCTGGGTTGCACGGTGCTCTTCCACGACATCAAGGACATACCGAACGGCCAGCACCACGGCTGCACCCCGGTGTCGCTTTCTGAATTACAGGAGAGCGTGGATGTTCTCACGATCCACGTGGACTGGGCCGCCGGCAACCATCACCTGGTCAATGCCGGCTTCCTGGATCGGTTGCGGCCGGGGTGCATCGTCGTCAACACCAGCCGGGGCCTGGTGATCGATCCGCACGCGCTCGCCGGCTGGCTGAAGGCCAATCCCAAGGCCCGGGCCCTGCTCGACGTGCACGACCCCCACGAGCCGCTGGACGCGGACTACCCGCTGCTGGGCCTGCCCAATGCCCACCTGACCCCCCACATCGCCGCCGCCACCGCGCCCGCGCGGCTGAACATGAGCTGGGTGGTGCGAGACGTGGTGGCGGTGCTGGAGGGCCGCAAGCCCGAGCATCCGGCGCCGGGTTGA
- the thrS gene encoding threonine--tRNA ligase, whose protein sequence is MSHQVTITLPDGSHKHFDAPVTPLEVARSIGDRLAKAAVGARINGELADLNTPIVASCKLAILTEKTKGGKPDEGAMYLLRHSTAHVMAEAIQRIVPGAMLVYGPPLETGFYYDIAFPEDRPLREGDFEAIEAEMARIVKEDRPFTRYELEYSEGLEKLKKEGSKYKLDNAHRAHEAGSLKLSFYATGEPGKDWEDLCRGPHVPSTGRIGAFKVMSLASSYWHGDENSDRLTRVYGTSFFSKKDLDEYLDRLEQAKQRDHRVLGKKLGLFHIDETVGQGLVLWTPAGATIRQELQRFIGAELTRQGYHEVFTPHIGKLDLYRTSGHFPYYADSQFPPLVDREHMHKLSEEGCTCAQLSNNLKVGQIEGFMLKPMNCPHHIKIYDSQPHSYRDLPLRLAEFGTVYRWEQSGELNGMTRVRGFTQDDAHLFCTPEQVGQEVQGCLELVKIIFGALGMEDYRVRVGLRDPDSGKYTGDAANWDKAEEACRQAAKSLGVPFTEEPGEAAFYGPKIDFVVRDVIGREWQLGTVQVDYNLPERFDLTYIGPDNQPHRPVMIHRAPFGSMERFIGVLIEHFGGAFPLWLSPEQVRVLPISEKSSEYAHNVLTALKTAGIRATVDDSDGRIQAKIKHAAEMRIPYLAVVGPRDAENNQVSIRARGVQKDLGALRLDEFIQALTEERESKGTESVRNRFAEPATA, encoded by the coding sequence ATGAGCCATCAAGTCACCATCACCCTCCCCGACGGCTCCCACAAGCACTTCGACGCCCCCGTGACGCCCCTGGAAGTTGCCCGGAGCATCGGCGATCGGCTCGCGAAGGCCGCCGTGGGCGCCCGCATCAACGGCGAGCTGGCCGACCTGAACACCCCCATCGTCGCGAGCTGCAAGCTCGCCATCCTCACCGAAAAGACCAAGGGCGGCAAGCCCGACGAGGGCGCGATGTACCTGCTGCGGCACTCCACCGCCCACGTCATGGCCGAGGCGATCCAGCGCATCGTGCCCGGGGCGATGCTGGTCTATGGCCCGCCGCTGGAGACCGGCTTCTACTACGACATCGCCTTCCCCGAGGACCGCCCCCTGCGCGAGGGCGACTTCGAGGCCATCGAGGCCGAGATGGCCAGGATCGTCAAGGAAGACCGGCCCTTCACCCGGTACGAGCTGGAGTACAGCGAGGGCCTCGAGAAGCTCAAGAAAGAGGGCAGCAAGTACAAGCTCGACAACGCCCACCGCGCCCACGAGGCCGGCAGCCTCAAGCTCTCGTTCTACGCCACCGGCGAGCCGGGCAAGGACTGGGAGGACCTGTGCCGCGGCCCGCACGTGCCCAGCACCGGCCGCATCGGCGCGTTCAAGGTCATGTCGCTCGCCAGCAGCTACTGGCACGGCGACGAGAACAGCGACCGCCTGACCCGCGTCTACGGCACCAGCTTCTTCAGCAAGAAGGACCTGGACGAATACCTCGATCGGTTGGAACAGGCCAAGCAGCGCGACCACCGCGTGCTGGGCAAGAAGCTGGGGCTCTTCCACATCGACGAGACCGTCGGCCAGGGGCTCGTCCTCTGGACCCCCGCGGGCGCAACCATCCGCCAGGAACTGCAGCGCTTCATCGGCGCCGAACTGACTCGACAGGGCTACCACGAGGTCTTCACCCCGCACATCGGCAAGCTCGACCTCTACCGCACCAGCGGGCACTTCCCGTACTACGCCGACAGCCAGTTCCCGCCGCTGGTCGATCGCGAGCACATGCACAAGCTCAGCGAGGAGGGCTGCACCTGCGCACAGCTGAGCAACAATCTCAAGGTCGGCCAGATCGAGGGCTTCATGCTAAAGCCCATGAACTGCCCGCACCACATCAAGATCTACGACAGCCAGCCGCACAGCTACCGCGACCTGCCGCTGCGGCTCGCCGAGTTCGGCACCGTGTACCGCTGGGAGCAATCGGGCGAGCTCAACGGCATGACCCGCGTGCGCGGCTTCACCCAGGACGACGCCCACTTGTTCTGCACCCCAGAACAGGTCGGCCAGGAAGTCCAGGGCTGCCTCGAGCTGGTCAAGATCATCTTCGGCGCGCTGGGCATGGAGGACTACCGCGTGCGCGTCGGCCTGCGCGACCCCGACAGCGGCAAGTACACCGGCGACGCGGCCAACTGGGACAAGGCCGAGGAGGCCTGCCGCCAGGCCGCGAAGTCGCTCGGCGTGCCCTTCACCGAGGAGCCCGGCGAGGCCGCGTTCTATGGGCCCAAGATCGACTTCGTCGTGCGCGACGTGATCGGCCGCGAGTGGCAGCTCGGCACCGTCCAGGTCGATTACAACCTGCCCGAGCGCTTCGACCTGACCTACATCGGCCCCGACAACCAGCCGCATCGCCCCGTGATGATCCACCGCGCGCCCTTCGGATCGATGGAACGCTTCATCGGCGTCCTGATCGAGCACTTCGGCGGTGCTTTTCCCCTGTGGCTGAGTCCTGAACAAGTCCGCGTGCTGCCCATCAGCGAGAAGAGCAGCGAGTACGCCCACAACGTGCTGACCGCCCTCAAGACCGCGGGCATCCGCGCCACCGTGGACGATTCGGACGGTCGCATCCAGGCCAAGATCAAGCACGCCGCCGAGATGCGCATCCCCTACCTGGCGGTCGTTGGTCCGCGCGACGCAGAGAACAACCAGGTCTCCATCCGCGCTCGAGGCGTGCAGAAGGACCTGGGCGCGCTGCGGCTGGACGAGTTCATCCAGGCGCTGACCGAGGAACGCGAGAGCAAGGGGACCGAATCGGTCCGAAACCGATTTGCAGAGCCAGCCACCGCTTGA
- a CDS encoding DEAD/DEAH box helicase has product MIDSPASSDLQTETSTTPGFDALGLADPIARVLAKRGYETPSPIQALAIPAVLEGRDVFGTAQTGTGKTAAFALPILHDLFEAGHRGGKGRGKFGRAPRALVLCPTRELAVQIFDSFVAYGRNVPLRHAAVYGGVSQFRQEKALKTGVDVLIATPGRLMDLHQQGLIDLGSIEVLVLDEADRMLDMGFLPDMKRIAALTPEARQTLLFSATASKAIKALANGLLKDPVHLETTPESTTVERIAQQAYVVEKANKGNLLRALLEDGGVGRALVFTKTKHGADRLVKQLDRVGVRAGAIHGNKTQNARTRALDAFKRDPQGVLIATDVASRGIDVSGITHVINFDMPADAETYVHRVGRTARAGASGVAITFCEPAEVRDLAGIEHRTKAVIEPGRAGGELASGYVKPERPAYSGGGGGGGGGGRGGRGGGGGGGGRGGPRGGGYRGQRTGGSGGGGGGGGRPGGYRGRGKPGGKPGGRSGGRRSSNAGARG; this is encoded by the coding sequence GTGATCGACTCCCCCGCCTCCTCCGACCTCCAGACCGAAACCAGCACCACCCCCGGCTTCGACGCCCTGGGCCTGGCCGACCCCATCGCCCGGGTGCTTGCCAAGCGCGGCTACGAGACCCCCAGCCCCATCCAGGCGCTGGCCATCCCCGCCGTGCTCGAGGGCCGCGACGTCTTCGGCACCGCCCAGACGGGCACGGGCAAGACGGCGGCCTTCGCGCTGCCCATCCTGCACGACCTCTTCGAGGCGGGCCATCGCGGCGGCAAGGGCCGCGGCAAGTTCGGCCGCGCCCCGCGTGCGCTCGTGCTGTGCCCCACGCGTGAGCTGGCCGTGCAGATCTTCGACTCGTTCGTGGCCTACGGCCGCAACGTCCCGCTGCGCCACGCGGCGGTGTACGGCGGGGTCAGCCAGTTCCGCCAGGAGAAGGCACTCAAGACGGGCGTGGACGTGCTCATCGCCACGCCCGGCCGCCTGATGGACCTGCACCAGCAGGGCCTGATCGATCTTGGCTCGATCGAGGTGCTGGTGCTCGACGAGGCCGATCGGATGCTGGACATGGGCTTCCTGCCCGACATGAAGCGCATCGCGGCCCTGACGCCCGAGGCCCGCCAGACGCTGCTGTTCAGCGCGACGGCCAGCAAGGCCATCAAGGCCCTGGCCAATGGCCTGCTGAAGGACCCGGTGCACCTGGAGACGACCCCCGAGTCGACCACCGTCGAGCGCATCGCCCAGCAGGCGTACGTGGTCGAGAAGGCCAACAAGGGCAACCTGCTCCGCGCGCTGCTCGAGGATGGTGGCGTGGGCCGGGCCCTGGTCTTCACCAAGACCAAGCACGGCGCCGACCGGCTGGTCAAGCAGCTCGACCGCGTGGGCGTCCGGGCGGGGGCCATCCACGGCAACAAGACCCAGAACGCGCGCACGCGCGCGCTGGACGCCTTCAAGCGCGACCCCCAGGGCGTGCTGATCGCCACCGACGTGGCCAGCCGCGGCATCGACGTCAGCGGCATCACCCACGTGATCAACTTTGACATGCCCGCCGATGCGGAGACCTACGTGCACCGCGTGGGCCGGACGGCACGAGCCGGGGCGTCGGGCGTGGCGATCACCTTTTGCGAGCCGGCCGAGGTCCGCGACCTGGCCGGCATCGAGCACCGCACCAAGGCCGTGATCGAGCCCGGCCGGGCCGGCGGCGAGTTGGCCAGCGGCTACGTCAAGCCCGAGCGTCCCGCCTACAGCGGTGGGGGTGGCGGTGGCGGTGGCGGGGGTCGTGGGGGTCGTGGCGGCGGTGGTGGTGGTGGGGGTCGTGGGGGTCCGCGTGGGGGCGGCTATCGCGGCCAGCGAACTGGTGGGAGTGGTGGTGGCGGTGGTGGCGGGGGCAGGCCCGGGGGCTATCGCGGCCGCGGCAAGCCGGGCGGCAAGCCCGGCGGTCGCTCCGGCGGCCGGCGCTCGAGCAACGCCGGCGCCCGCGGCTAG
- the prmC gene encoding peptide chain release factor N(5)-glutamine methyltransferase, with protein MTTAAKEAWTTRKLLEWLRGALKDKGVDDARLCAELLVAHVIGCERLRLYMEADRPATPDELTRLRDLAKRALNHEPVQYLVGEWSFYGITLKTDKRALIPRPESQTLVDQAVAGIKDIEGRSPLVADVCTGSGCIAIAIASQAGNADVHATDIDTDALALARENIERTKLADRITTFEGDLLAALPEGQQYDVIVANPPYIPDDEWEAVAPNVKDHEPTHALRGGMDGLDVVRRLIETAANRLQPGGLLAIEVASARAAEAMELVSADARYDQPRIVRDFAGRQRVIAAIRA; from the coding sequence ATGACAACCGCCGCCAAGGAAGCCTGGACCACGCGCAAGCTGCTCGAGTGGCTACGCGGCGCCCTGAAAGACAAGGGCGTCGACGACGCACGCCTGTGCGCCGAGCTGCTCGTCGCCCACGTCATCGGCTGCGAGCGTCTGCGGCTCTACATGGAAGCCGACCGCCCCGCCACGCCCGACGAGCTCACCAGGCTCCGCGACCTGGCCAAGCGAGCCCTCAACCACGAGCCCGTGCAGTACCTCGTGGGCGAGTGGTCCTTCTACGGCATCACCCTCAAGACCGACAAGCGGGCCCTCATCCCAAGGCCCGAGTCCCAGACCCTCGTCGATCAGGCCGTCGCCGGCATCAAGGACATCGAAGGCCGATCGCCGCTCGTCGCCGACGTCTGCACCGGCAGCGGCTGCATCGCCATCGCGATCGCCAGCCAGGCCGGCAACGCAGACGTTCACGCCACCGACATCGATACCGACGCCCTCGCACTGGCCAGGGAGAATATCGAACGAACCAAGCTCGCCGATCGCATTACGACCTTCGAAGGCGATCTCCTTGCCGCCCTGCCCGAAGGGCAGCAATACGACGTGATCGTCGCCAACCCCCCCTACATCCCAGACGACGAATGGGAGGCCGTCGCGCCAAACGTCAAGGACCACGAGCCGACCCACGCCCTGCGCGGAGGGATGGACGGGCTCGACGTCGTGCGACGCCTGATTGAGACTGCGGCCAACCGCCTCCAACCGGGTGGCCTGCTGGCGATCGAAGTGGCAAGCGCCAGGGCCGCCGAAGCGATGGAACTGGTGAGCGCAGACGCGCGATACGACCAGCCCCGGATCGTGCGCGACTTCGCCGGCAGGCAACGCGTGATCGCCGCTATTCGCGCATGA
- the ispF gene encoding 2-C-methyl-D-erythritol 2,4-cyclodiphosphate synthase — MTQTIPGFASDDLPFRIGHGYDLHRLEPVAPRGAGKPLIIAGVVLPWDDEEPRGPVAHSDGDALLHALTDALLGAAGLPDIGQLFPNDDPANEGRDSSDFLAEAVRLVRSGGWEVANVDLTVLLQRPKLGPHKAAIRDRLARLLGLPPDRVNLKGKTGEHVGPVGEGRAIEAHAVVLLSRGT, encoded by the coding sequence ATGACCCAAACAATACCCGGCTTTGCATCCGACGATCTGCCCTTTCGCATCGGCCACGGCTACGACCTCCACCGCCTGGAGCCCGTCGCCCCCCGGGGGGCGGGCAAGCCGCTGATCATCGCGGGCGTGGTCCTGCCCTGGGACGACGAGGAGCCCCGCGGCCCGGTGGCACACTCCGACGGCGACGCCCTGCTGCACGCGCTGACCGACGCGCTGCTGGGGGCCGCGGGCCTGCCGGACATCGGCCAGCTCTTCCCGAACGACGATCCTGCCAACGAGGGACGCGACTCCTCGGATTTCCTCGCCGAAGCGGTTCGCCTCGTGCGCAGCGGCGGCTGGGAGGTGGCCAACGTCGATCTGACGGTGCTGCTGCAACGCCCGAAACTCGGACCGCACAAGGCGGCGATCCGCGATCGCCTGGCACGACTGCTGGGCCTGCCGCCCGATCGGGTCAATCTCAAGGGAAAAACGGGCGAACACGTGGGGCCGGTGGGAGAGGGCCGGGCCATCGAAGCGCACGCTGTCGTGCTGCTCAGCCGCGGCACATGA